One window of the Ruficoccus amylovorans genome contains the following:
- a CDS encoding AraC family transcriptional regulator — MNRTTYDHIPYGWGIRVIHQDHTRLAGWWNGQPLYNDYWRLYYNFSEGATIRLSSKTFEIPAHCATLIPSGLQATGYVEGGFMHYFVHFHVMGLPMALQGKMFPEPIHARPCKHIDGLVEQWSTLANDEDPRDVLPSYFLAESISAYVFAQCWHIHSINLSTDWRLWRNHPSRLTRLHSWMENRLDEDLSVNRLAEQTGYSRDHFRRVFLEVYGVNPAEYVTQLRVREMTHLLLSSHYTIDEIAERTGMVDRHHMSRVFRKISGESPASYRKKNQFILNKIQ, encoded by the coding sequence ATGAATCGGACAACTTATGATCACATTCCTTATGGCTGGGGAATACGGGTCATTCACCAGGATCACACACGACTGGCCGGATGGTGGAATGGCCAGCCACTCTATAACGATTATTGGAGACTTTATTACAATTTCAGTGAAGGGGCGACCATTCGACTTTCCTCAAAAACTTTCGAAATCCCTGCACACTGCGCAACCTTGATACCATCTGGACTACAGGCCACTGGATATGTCGAAGGCGGATTCATGCATTACTTTGTGCACTTTCACGTTATGGGTTTACCGATGGCCCTCCAGGGAAAAATGTTTCCTGAGCCAATCCATGCTCGCCCATGCAAGCATATTGATGGCTTAGTTGAGCAGTGGTCGACGCTCGCCAATGACGAAGATCCTCGCGATGTTCTTCCAAGTTACTTTCTGGCAGAATCGATCTCAGCCTACGTTTTCGCGCAATGTTGGCATATCCACAGCATCAACCTGTCCACCGACTGGAGACTGTGGAGGAATCATCCATCACGGCTAACACGATTGCATTCTTGGATGGAGAACCGCCTGGATGAAGACTTATCGGTTAATCGATTAGCAGAACAAACGGGATACTCGCGTGATCATTTTCGACGGGTTTTCCTGGAAGTGTATGGGGTCAACCCTGCCGAGTACGTCACGCAATTACGCGTCCGCGAGATGACCCATCTACTACTGTCCTCTCACTACACGATAGATGAAATTGCGGAACGCACCGGTATGGTTGATCGCCATCATATGAGCCGTGTTTTCCGCAAAATAAGCGGGGAGTCACCAGCCTCATACAGGAAAAAAAATCAGTTCATCCTTAACAAGATACAATAA
- a CDS encoding SDR family NAD(P)-dependent oxidoreductase, whose amino-acid sequence MNSINLKDKVAIVTGAASGLGRSTANQLAGAGARLALVDVDREKLEEVVASIRESGAEVRSYVVDIADCAKVKATVSDIAAAWGQIDILINNAGAGWQKALPFKDLKEADWEWILDLNVKGTLYFTHAVIDGMVSRNYGKIINIGSIAATSGIPKVAVYSASKGAVVAFTKALAMELGPYNINVNCVSPGLVTTEKVAPKTDGNFLGRWGTADEMASLIVYLASDGASFITGVDYLIDGGRTLGPRGA is encoded by the coding sequence ATGAATAGCATAAATCTAAAAGACAAAGTCGCGATTGTGACCGGAGCCGCTTCCGGACTTGGCCGATCAACAGCAAATCAACTGGCCGGTGCTGGTGCCAGGCTGGCACTTGTCGATGTCGATAGGGAAAAGCTTGAGGAAGTTGTCGCCTCTATTCGTGAAAGCGGTGCCGAGGTGCGATCCTACGTCGTTGATATTGCAGACTGTGCAAAGGTAAAGGCTACAGTGTCGGACATTGCCGCCGCTTGGGGGCAGATTGATATCTTGATTAACAATGCAGGAGCAGGCTGGCAAAAGGCCCTGCCGTTCAAAGACCTCAAGGAAGCAGACTGGGAGTGGATTTTGGATCTGAATGTTAAGGGAACCTTGTATTTTACACATGCGGTAATTGACGGAATGGTTTCCCGAAATTACGGGAAAATTATCAATATAGGCTCCATTGCGGCAACATCCGGCATTCCCAAAGTCGCGGTGTACTCGGCCAGTAAAGGTGCTGTTGTCGCCTTCACCAAAGCCTTGGCGATGGAATTAGGCCCCTATAACATCAATGTGAATTGCGTTTCTCCGGGGCTTGTGACGACTGAGAAAGTTGCCCCTAAAACAGATGGGAATTTCCTTGGACGTTGGGGGACGGCCGACGAGATGGCTTCCCTGATCGTGTATTTGGCTTCCGATGGGGCATCGTTTATCACTGGCGTTGACTATCTCATTGATGGTGGTCGAACCTTGGGGCCTAGAGGAGCATGA
- a CDS encoding SDR family NAD(P)-dependent oxidoreductase — protein MRFKDKVAIVTGAASGMGLLSAQQYAAEGAKVVLVDVNVESVESAAEAIRKNGGDACAVATDIRSYEAVERAAALAVERYRRIDILANVAGGNPHRICNCPGGFDQMPVKAIDWGVEVNFTGPIYFCRAVLPVMMKQKSGVIINLGSVDGVTGGAGAVVYGAAKSGMIGLTKSLALAGAPHGIRACCISPGPVMTRAAMANMKTPLGRAAEPEEVTKLILYLSSDDAAFISGTNYLIDGARSCGGDASGN, from the coding sequence ATGAGATTTAAAGACAAAGTTGCTATCGTAACTGGAGCCGCCTCGGGCATGGGGCTGCTCAGTGCTCAACAATACGCCGCCGAGGGCGCGAAGGTCGTTCTGGTGGACGTGAATGTCGAATCGGTGGAATCCGCCGCCGAAGCCATTCGGAAAAATGGTGGTGATGCCTGCGCGGTGGCGACCGATATCCGTTCCTATGAAGCCGTCGAGCGGGCCGCCGCCTTGGCGGTGGAACGTTACAGGCGTATCGACATCCTTGCCAACGTGGCCGGGGGCAACCCACATCGCATTTGCAACTGCCCCGGTGGTTTCGATCAGATGCCAGTCAAGGCGATTGACTGGGGCGTCGAAGTGAACTTTACCGGGCCGATCTATTTTTGTCGCGCGGTGCTCCCGGTGATGATGAAGCAAAAGAGCGGTGTTATTATCAACTTGGGTTCTGTGGACGGCGTGACAGGCGGGGCGGGGGCGGTGGTCTATGGCGCTGCCAAAAGCGGCATGATCGGGCTGACCAAGTCGCTCGCGCTGGCTGGTGCGCCGCACGGTATCCGCGCCTGTTGTATTTCACCGGGGCCGGTGATGACGCGCGCCGCTATGGCCAACATGAAAACCCCGCTGGGCCGCGCCGCCGAACCGGAGGAAGTGACGAAGCTGATCCTGTATCTCAGTTCCGATGACGCCGCTTTTATCAGCGGCACCAATTACCTCATCGACGGTGCCCGCAGTTGTGGGGGTGACGCATCTGGAAATTAG
- a CDS encoding N-acyl homoserine lactonase family protein, protein MKLHLLQCGTIRTKRHLIEGGPVGNESFEVPVPFFLIEHEMNRVLFDAGNSRIAIHAPVTGDYIPVMTEADYVVAQLASLGLTPSDVTHIVLSHLHGDHAGGLEAFRDIPCYIQREEIQHTGGSSPTEQYLLSRQLLDGDHDLFGDGRMRILATPGHSPGHQSLLLRLDSGEEVLLAADAAYTRGALEQYSLPTTTFDRTSALETFEKINAMRCSGVRIICGHELGQLDG, encoded by the coding sequence ATGAAGCTGCATCTGCTTCAGTGCGGGACCATTCGGACGAAGCGTCACCTCATTGAGGGTGGTCCGGTTGGTAATGAATCTTTCGAAGTACCGGTTCCCTTTTTCCTGATTGAACATGAAATGAACCGAGTCCTATTCGATGCCGGGAACTCTCGCATCGCCATCCATGCGCCCGTGACCGGCGATTACATTCCGGTCATGACGGAGGCTGACTATGTCGTTGCGCAACTGGCGTCACTTGGCCTGACACCGTCAGACGTTACCCATATCGTTCTGTCTCATCTTCATGGGGATCATGCCGGTGGCCTAGAGGCGTTTCGAGACATTCCGTGTTACATCCAACGTGAAGAGATACAACATACAGGCGGTTCGTCACCCACTGAACAATACCTTCTCAGTAGGCAACTCCTCGACGGCGACCACGATCTCTTTGGCGACGGACGCATGCGCATTTTGGCCACACCGGGCCACAGCCCTGGGCATCAGTCTCTGCTGCTGAGACTGGACTCGGGAGAAGAGGTTCTGCTGGCCGCAGACGCCGCTTACACCCGTGGGGCACTGGAACAATATTCGCTCCCCACTACCACTTTTGATCGTACCTCGGCTTTGGAAACCTTTGAGAAAATTAACGCAATGCGCTGTAGCGGCGTGCGCATTATCTGTGGCCACGAACTGGGACAGCTAGATGGCTGA
- a CDS encoding NAD(P)H-quinone oxidoreductase, producing MILDDDLNFAWREMPNPVRKSDEVLIKVQAAAVNRADLMQKDGCYASPEGWPQWCGLEAAGEVIEAPEDSGFCPGDKVCALLGGGGYSERVTAPSGMVIPIPKGLSMVEAASLPEVWSTVYLNLQLEAGGMSPGDVFYMQAGASGVGLAAIQFAKQMGAEVITTIDSPEKAKFVRDLGADYVLDYRTEDVRPVIEAHPPSVALDCIGGKLMGECFRHMVFGGRWIMIATMGGSESLIDLETVWRKRIRLIGSTLRSRTPEEKSAILKALQQKLWPLFTARKLITNIHAVFPIKEVEEAHGVLRRAENIGKVVLTFQ from the coding sequence ATGATTCTTGATGACGACTTGAATTTCGCCTGGCGCGAAATGCCGAACCCGGTCCGCAAGTCTGATGAAGTCCTGATTAAAGTCCAGGCGGCTGCGGTCAATCGCGCCGACCTTATGCAAAAGGACGGCTGTTATGCCTCCCCAGAAGGCTGGCCGCAATGGTGCGGACTGGAAGCAGCCGGGGAAGTGATTGAAGCACCGGAGGACTCTGGATTTTGTCCCGGCGATAAAGTCTGCGCATTGCTCGGCGGCGGCGGTTATTCGGAACGGGTCACAGCTCCTTCCGGCATGGTTATCCCCATACCGAAAGGACTCTCGATGGTCGAAGCCGCCTCCTTGCCGGAGGTTTGGAGCACCGTCTATCTCAATCTTCAGTTGGAAGCCGGCGGCATGAGCCCGGGCGATGTATTCTACATGCAGGCCGGTGCGAGCGGTGTCGGCCTAGCGGCGATCCAGTTCGCCAAGCAAATGGGAGCCGAAGTGATTACGACCATCGATTCTCCGGAAAAGGCGAAGTTCGTGCGCGATCTGGGAGCCGACTATGTGCTGGACTACCGGACCGAGGATGTCCGTCCGGTCATTGAGGCGCATCCGCCGAGCGTCGCCTTGGACTGTATCGGCGGCAAGCTGATGGGCGAATGCTTCCGCCACATGGTTTTCGGCGGGCGCTGGATCATGATCGCGACCATGGGCGGCAGCGAGTCGCTGATCGATCTGGAAACAGTCTGGCGTAAACGCATCCGCCTGATCGGCAGTACGCTACGCAGCCGCACGCCGGAGGAGAAGAGTGCGATCCTCAAAGCACTTCAGCAAAAATTGTGGCCGCTCTTTACCGCGCGAAAACTGATCACGAACATCCATGCGGTCTTCCCTATCAAGGAGGTCGAAGAAGCTCACGGGGTGCTGCGCCGCGCCGAGAACATCGGCAAGGTCGTCCTGACGTTTCAGTGA
- a CDS encoding Gfo/Idh/MocA family protein, whose translation MSKFWQVAVVKDSSKAMLGLHGLHTAFRGLPNVEVVAHVDANNEELPRKLAQTQAKRHYARLEDMLTHEPPDIVVLCSRHPGDHLAQIRQVAEKGCHIYCEKPLSVLLEEADEVARVVEQTGIKLALAHPARHDLAFRTMKRMIGAGDIGTPLSVIGRGKCDYRGGGEDLIVLGTHILDVMTFCFGAPDSVTADIQVAGRPATLSDKVNLVEPVGPALGDEVFATFSFPSGVRGVFESRRDLLKPGQPAPHMGLCVTGTKGTLSLRFDDAARQPLLLSRQPGFLETLTTFEEATLREDRVIPGAEPLDYGLCGQPDVPRAPWFLEANRFAAWDLIGAIEEDRPPLSNIENARLAVEMIQGIYAAHLSRRTIDFPLVNRRHPLVG comes from the coding sequence ATGAGCAAGTTCTGGCAAGTCGCTGTCGTTAAGGACAGTTCGAAGGCGATGCTCGGGCTGCACGGGTTGCACACGGCCTTTCGCGGGCTGCCGAACGTGGAAGTCGTCGCGCACGTCGATGCCAACAACGAGGAACTTCCGCGCAAGCTCGCGCAGACGCAAGCGAAGCGCCACTACGCGAGGCTGGAGGACATGCTTACGCACGAGCCGCCGGACATCGTGGTGCTGTGCTCGCGCCACCCCGGTGACCACCTGGCGCAGATCCGTCAGGTCGCCGAAAAGGGTTGCCACATTTACTGCGAAAAGCCGCTCAGTGTCTTGCTGGAGGAGGCCGACGAGGTGGCACGAGTCGTGGAGCAGACCGGCATCAAGCTGGCCCTGGCGCACCCGGCGCGCCACGACCTGGCCTTTCGCACGATGAAGCGCATGATCGGAGCCGGGGACATTGGCACGCCTCTGAGCGTGATCGGGCGCGGCAAGTGCGACTATCGCGGGGGCGGCGAAGACCTGATCGTGCTCGGCACGCACATTCTCGATGTGATGACCTTTTGCTTCGGCGCTCCGGACAGTGTCACGGCGGATATCCAAGTGGCCGGGCGACCAGCCACTTTGTCCGACAAAGTCAATCTCGTCGAGCCCGTCGGTCCGGCACTCGGCGACGAGGTGTTCGCAACCTTCTCGTTCCCAAGTGGCGTGCGCGGCGTTTTTGAAAGTCGCCGCGATTTGCTCAAACCCGGCCAGCCCGCCCCGCACATGGGGCTGTGTGTGACGGGCACCAAGGGTACGCTCTCGCTACGCTTCGACGACGCGGCGCGTCAGCCGTTGCTGCTCAGTCGCCAACCCGGTTTCCTCGAAACGCTTACCACGTTCGAGGAAGCTACATTGCGCGAAGACCGCGTTATCCCCGGTGCGGAGCCGCTGGACTATGGGCTCTGCGGGCAGCCTGACGTGCCGCGCGCGCCGTGGTTTCTGGAGGCGAATCGCTTCGCCGCGTGGGACCTGATAGGTGCCATTGAGGAGGACCGACCGCCGCTGTCCAATATCGAAAACGCCCGACTCGCGGTGGAGATGATTCAGGGCATTTACGCAGCCCACCTGTCGCGGCGCACGATTGATTTTCCCTTGGTCAACCGTCGGCATCCGCTGGTGGGATAA